The window TAAACTAGTTCCATGATTGCTCCTTTCTAACTGTAAAATAGTTCATCAATGGTTATATCTGGCTTAACCTCTGCGACAATGGTCTTGATTGCTTTCTTTTCCTTGTCATTGAATGGCGTTTTGCCTGTTTCTTTATTGTTGTATGACTGTAAAGAAATATCTAGCTTGACCGCCATAGCTTGCTGGGTTAGTCCTAACATGACCCGATAGCCTTTGAGTTTACTCATGTCATTCTCCTTTCTTTGAAAAATCCCCCTCCATAGATTGAAAGTGTGAAAGGTCGTGGAGGGGGTGAAGTATCCGTTTCGGATAACTTTGAAA is drawn from Streptococcus sp. 29892 and contains these coding sequences:
- a CDS encoding helix-turn-helix transcriptional regulator → MSKLKGYRVMLGLTQQAMAVKLDISLQSYNNKETGKTPFNDKEKKAIKTIVAEVKPDITIDELFYS